From the genome of Sinanaerobacter sp. ZZT-01:
GGAACCATATAAATATATACGCTCGTTTTAACTGCGCCCAGTATTTTTACCGAAGAGTTCCAGCTCACAAAGCAAATTGCAGATGCGCCCAAGCCTAAAAATAGTATATTGAATAAATTGACTGGCTTTATAAGTACTGTCATTCTTGGATGAAATCCAAATATAAAAAGTGCGGGTATCATAAACAGCAGTCCATATAAAAAAATTCTGCGTGTTGTTTGCACCATATTATAATGGAATTCGCTTATTTTCCTTGTTAGAACAGAATAAGTCGCCCACACAACCGCTGCCAAGACAGCCAATATATCACCTAACGGATTTAATTTTAAAGTCTCATATCCATTAAAACTAATTAAAAAAATTCCAAATAGAGCGACGACGAATCCAACAAAAAACTGAGGTTTCAGCTTTTCCCCATCTAAAAAAAAATGTGCTAAAATAGCTGTAAAAAATGGAGCAATTGAAATAATAATGCCTACATTGGAAGCAAACGTATAAGTCAAAGCAATGTTCTCTAATAAATAGTAAAGCATAACACCGCAAAACCCTGCTGCTGCAAAATACAACTCCTGATTTCTACTCTCTGTTTTGAGCCTATGTGGGTATACAAGATATAGAGCTAAAATTCCTATCATAAATCTTAAAAACAATATTTCAATTGGAGAGATCGACTTCAACAATATTTTAGTGGATATGAAAGTCGTCCCCCAAATTAAAATAGTAATAACTGCCAATACATGTCCGGTAACTTCTCTTTTTCTGTCCATGAATATCCTTTCTGCGACTCGTAATCATCTAATGTAATTTCCCTAACAGTAAACAACAGTACAACAAAACTTATAGAGATGGTTCATACTATTTGATATTTAGTGTACCATAGCGCTCAGTTTCATTCTTGTACGATATTGCTCTTTCCATACATCGCGAATCATCAACGGTTATCCTTTTGCTGGTCTTGATCCAAATTAAGTGTTCTCTCGATATCATTCTCAATCTGCATAATAAAAACATCAGTTGAAAAAATTTTTTCCTACTGATGTTTTTATATCACTTAAATATTTTAATCTATAAAAACTTTTCTATGAAATATACAGTATCCGCATCGTTCCTAACCGCTTCGAAAGCTTTTCCCGCAAAAAGGACTCAGCTTCATCACGGATATCGTTTCGGTAGCAGTATTTCCCACGTCCACGTCCGGTCATAATCTTACGGTCAAAAAGTTGTACAGCATTTGGGAAAGCGTCTGTATTAATGGCATTTTGCACAAAGCTGTATGTCATCAATATCATTTCTATAAAACCATTTTTCATCACTTTATCACTCAGCTCATCTGCCAAGCGATCGATCAGTTCACTATATAGGTTCTTCCAATTGGGAAGAAGAATTACCGGAGCAATCAGCAAGCCCACCGGATATCCCGCTTCTGCCATATCATTCAATGCACGAATTCTTGCAGATAATGGGGAGGTTCCCAATTCTACGCGTTTTATGATTTCCTCCGGGTTCACGCTCATACGAAATATCGTCTTCGCACGGTGTTCAAGTTTAAGCAATGGGGTGACCATATCAAACTTCGTGGGAAACGTTAGCTTTCCACGTCCTTCACGACCAAAACGCTCAATTGTATAAACCAAGTTATCCGTTATTGTGTTTTCCAGAATCAAATCACTGTTACTGCCAATCTCAAAAGTTTGCGGTGTCTCAGCTGCAGCATCCTTTTTAAGTAGCCTGTCCAGCATTTGCTCCCGATTTACAAATAGGCGCAAATAAGCACATTTATTGTAATTACATACAAGATAGCAATATAGACACATTGCCTTGCACCCCGAAGATGTGTAGGGTACCAACCAGTCGGAAACTTTATGATTTGCCACATACCGGTGTGTCTTTCTGATCCCGATAATCAAATGATTTTTTAATTTCGGAAAATCCCGGTTATCTGCTGATGTCATTTCCGGTATGCGATTGTGATTTTCGATCTCTATCCAAGGCAGACTTGTATATTTATGCTGCAGCATCTCTCCCAGCGGATAATCAAGCACGCCCGCCTCATAATACACCGCATCAAAACCCATGTTCACTCTGACCACCTCCTAACGATTATAGTTTACCGAAAGCAGTAAAAAATACTTTGCTTTTTTACTCTTCAAAAAAATTTTATTTGGCTGGTTTTTATTTATAAACTGGCTGGATACATTGATACACTTTTCTTATATACTCATCTCGAATCAATTAAATATTTTTTTATCATAATATTTAATTGGAAGGTAGGGAATTTGTATGAAATTTTATATTGTCGATGTATTTGCGGAAGAAAAGTATCAAGGAAATCAGCTGGCAGTCATCGTGCCCGACCGAAAACTTTCAACTGCTGAAATGCAAC
Proteins encoded in this window:
- a CDS encoding DMT family transporter encodes the protein MDRKREVTGHVLAVITILIWGTTFISTKILLKSISPIEILFLRFMIGILALYLVYPHRLKTESRNQELYFAAAGFCGVMLYYLLENIALTYTFASNVGIIISIAPFFTAILAHFFLDGEKLKPQFFVGFVVALFGIFLISFNGYETLKLNPLGDILAVLAAVVWATYSVLTRKISEFHYNMVQTTRRIFLYGLLFMIPALFIFGFHPRMTVLIKPVNLFNILFLGLGASAICFVSWNSSVKILGAVKTSVYIYMVPVITVVTSILVLHEKVTGIAIFGIALTLIGLLLSEKKILIKRKAELEEDDCENCIDCTKLSRGD
- a CDS encoding SPL family radical SAM protein, encoding MGFDAVYYEAGVLDYPLGEMLQHKYTSLPWIEIENHNRIPEMTSADNRDFPKLKNHLIIGIRKTHRYVANHKVSDWLVPYTSSGCKAMCLYCYLVCNYNKCAYLRLFVNREQMLDRLLKKDAAAETPQTFEIGSNSDLILENTITDNLVYTIERFGREGRGKLTFPTKFDMVTPLLKLEHRAKTIFRMSVNPEEIIKRVELGTSPLSARIRALNDMAEAGYPVGLLIAPVILLPNWKNLYSELIDRLADELSDKVMKNGFIEMILMTYSFVQNAINTDAFPNAVQLFDRKIMTGRGRGKYCYRNDIRDEAESFLREKLSKRLGTMRILYIS